A single genomic interval of Mycobacterium sp. DL592 harbors:
- a CDS encoding MaoC/PaaZ C-terminal domain-containing protein, protein MALDPTAIGARTEPQLYEWTERDTLLYALGVGAGVDDLAYTTENSHDIAQQVLPTFAVICCTGFAAVGKVGSFNFGLLLHGSQEIRLHKPLPASGSLSVVSEVADIQDKGEGKNGIVMMRGIGTDPATGELVAETLSTAVIRGAGGFGGQPGQRPAAPEFPDREPDARVVAPTRADQALIYRLSGDRNPLHSDPWFAREMAGFPTPILHGLCTYGFAGRALLAELAGNDASKLTAVAARFSAPVFPGETLTTSIWRTEAGKAIYRTEAAGPDGAGARVVLDDGVAEYTN, encoded by the coding sequence ATGGCACTTGATCCCACGGCAATCGGAGCCCGGACCGAACCACAGCTCTACGAGTGGACCGAACGCGACACGCTGCTCTACGCATTGGGCGTGGGCGCCGGCGTCGACGATCTGGCGTACACCACCGAGAACAGCCACGACATCGCCCAGCAGGTGCTGCCCACATTCGCGGTGATCTGCTGTACGGGCTTCGCCGCGGTCGGCAAAGTGGGGTCGTTCAACTTCGGCCTGCTGCTGCACGGCTCCCAGGAGATCCGGCTGCATAAGCCGCTGCCCGCTTCCGGGTCGCTGTCGGTGGTATCCGAGGTCGCCGACATCCAGGACAAGGGTGAGGGCAAGAACGGCATCGTGATGATGCGTGGGATCGGAACCGACCCGGCCACCGGTGAACTGGTCGCCGAGACGTTGTCGACGGCCGTCATCCGAGGCGCCGGAGGATTCGGCGGGCAGCCCGGTCAGCGGCCGGCCGCCCCGGAGTTCCCCGACCGCGAGCCGGATGCCCGTGTCGTCGCACCGACCCGGGCCGATCAGGCGTTGATCTACCGGCTCTCCGGTGACCGCAACCCGCTGCACAGCGATCCGTGGTTCGCCCGTGAGATGGCCGGCTTCCCGACGCCGATCCTGCACGGGTTGTGCACCTACGGTTTCGCCGGGCGCGCGCTGCTGGCCGAGCTGGCCGGCAACGACGCCTCGAAGCTGACGGCGGTCGCCGCGCGGTTCTCCGCTCCGGTGTTCCCCGGCGAGACGCTGACGACGTCGATCTGGCGAACCGAGGCGGGCAAGGCCATCTATCGCACCGAGGCGGCCGGACCCGACGGCGCGGGCGCCCGGGTGGTACTCGACGACGGCGTCGCCGAGTACACGAACTGA
- a CDS encoding nucleoside hydrolase → MALVYLLASADADLVGIASTGGNVDVDQVCRNNLGLLELCEAGDIPVSRGAEQPLADTMRTAEDTHGPAGLGYAELPAHRRELTSYDSAEAWVRAAHAYPGELIGLVTGPLTNLALAVRADPQLPSLLRRLVIMGGSFDYRGNTTPVAEWNISVDPEAAAEVFAAWGRAVESNAIEPHQLPIVCGLNLTENIALTPAILSRLAAAAESATVAMSVLDARGTRSVADNPLIRALEDAMRFYFEFHFDQGEGFLAHLHDPLAAAVALDPGVITTRAATVDVELTGTLTRAMTIADWSRRWGREPNAHIGVGVDPAAFFDRFIERVGPFARALGHS, encoded by the coding sequence ATGGCCCTGGTCTACCTACTCGCCAGTGCCGACGCCGATCTGGTGGGCATCGCCTCCACGGGCGGCAACGTCGACGTCGACCAGGTGTGCCGCAACAACCTCGGACTGCTGGAACTGTGCGAGGCCGGCGACATCCCGGTCTCGCGGGGCGCCGAGCAGCCGCTGGCTGACACGATGCGCACCGCCGAGGACACCCACGGTCCAGCAGGCCTCGGCTATGCCGAGCTCCCCGCTCACCGCCGCGAACTGACGTCCTACGACTCCGCCGAGGCGTGGGTGCGGGCCGCACACGCCTACCCCGGAGAGCTGATCGGTCTGGTGACCGGCCCGCTGACCAACCTCGCCCTGGCCGTGCGGGCCGACCCGCAGCTGCCGTCGCTGCTGCGCCGTCTGGTGATCATGGGCGGGTCCTTCGACTACCGCGGCAACACCACCCCGGTGGCCGAGTGGAACATCAGCGTCGACCCGGAGGCCGCCGCCGAGGTGTTCGCTGCCTGGGGGCGGGCTGTGGAGTCGAATGCGATTGAACCGCATCAACTTCCGATCGTGTGCGGGCTGAATTTGACCGAGAACATCGCGCTGACGCCGGCGATCCTGAGCCGCCTGGCCGCTGCGGCGGAGTCGGCGACGGTGGCGATGAGTGTGCTCGATGCCAGGGGAACCCGGTCGGTGGCCGACAATCCGCTGATCCGCGCGCTCGAGGACGCGATGCGGTTCTACTTCGAGTTCCACTTCGACCAGGGCGAAGGGTTCCTGGCTCACCTGCACGACCCGCTGGCAGCAGCCGTCGCATTGGACCCGGGCGTCATCACCACCCGGGCGGCGACCGTCGATGTAGAACTGACCGGGACGCTGACCCGGGCCATGACGATCGCGGACTGGAGCCGCCGCTGGGGACGGGAACCCAACGCGCACATCGGTGTCGGCGTGGACCCGGCGGCCTTCTTCGACCGGTTCATCGAACGAGTGGGGCCGTTCGCCCGGGCGCTGGGTCATTCGTAA
- a CDS encoding DNA polymerase Y family protein: MDWPAVAAAVAAGLEATAPVAVTLANRVIACSSAARAAGVRRGLRRRESQARCPQLHVVAADPARDARFFEGVTAAVDEVVPRAEVLRPGLLVLAVRGAARYFGSEQDAAERLVDAVAAAGVECQVGIADQLATAVFAAKAGRMIEPGGDAEFLSALSIRQLAAEPSLSGPGRDDLADLLWRMGIRSFGQFAGLSRSDVASRFGADAVAAHRLARGEPVRGPSGREVPAELDAVLDCDPPIERVDAAAFAGRTLAAALHRSLESAGVGCTRLAIHAVTADGGELTRVWRCAEPLTEDATADRVRWQLDGWLNQRKPQDRPRAPVTLLRLQPVEVVSAEALQLPLWGGVGEEDRLRARRALVRVQGLLGQEAVQLPMLSGGRGPAERITLTPLGDEQVPRADPDRPWPGRLPEPAPTVLLDDPVELLDAQGNPVKVTARGMFTAEPTHLDGQYRGELRWWAGPWPVDERWWDQAGQSHTGHTARAQVLVGGQAGEESGTALLLCYRQRRWYLEGVYE, encoded by the coding sequence ATGGATTGGCCCGCGGTCGCTGCGGCGGTGGCGGCGGGGCTGGAGGCCACCGCGCCGGTAGCGGTCACCCTGGCCAACCGGGTGATCGCCTGCTCGTCGGCGGCCCGTGCGGCCGGGGTGCGCCGCGGACTGCGGCGGCGCGAGTCGCAGGCCCGCTGCCCGCAGTTGCATGTGGTCGCCGCCGACCCGGCGCGTGACGCGCGGTTCTTCGAAGGGGTGACGGCCGCGGTCGACGAGGTGGTGCCCCGCGCCGAGGTGCTGCGGCCCGGCCTGCTGGTGTTGGCTGTCCGCGGTGCGGCCCGGTATTTCGGCTCCGAGCAGGACGCCGCCGAACGGCTGGTCGACGCTGTCGCCGCCGCAGGTGTCGAATGCCAGGTGGGGATCGCCGACCAGTTGGCGACCGCGGTGTTCGCCGCCAAGGCCGGTCGGATGATCGAACCGGGCGGGGACGCGGAGTTCCTCTCGGCGCTGTCCATCCGGCAGCTCGCCGCCGAGCCGAGCCTGTCCGGCCCCGGCCGCGACGACCTGGCTGACCTGTTGTGGCGGATGGGTATTCGCAGTTTCGGCCAGTTCGCCGGATTGTCCCGCAGCGATGTGGCCTCCCGGTTCGGCGCCGACGCGGTGGCCGCGCACCGATTGGCGCGCGGGGAGCCGGTGCGCGGACCTTCGGGCCGGGAGGTGCCTGCCGAACTCGACGCCGTGCTCGACTGCGATCCGCCCATCGAGCGGGTCGACGCCGCCGCCTTCGCCGGCCGGACGCTGGCAGCGGCGCTGCACCGCAGCCTGGAGTCCGCCGGTGTCGGGTGCACCCGGCTGGCCATCCACGCCGTCACCGCCGACGGCGGTGAACTGACCCGGGTGTGGCGGTGTGCTGAACCGCTGACCGAGGACGCCACCGCCGACCGGGTGCGCTGGCAGCTCGACGGCTGGCTCAATCAACGCAAACCACAGGACCGACCGCGTGCGCCGGTGACGCTGTTGCGGCTGCAGCCGGTGGAAGTTGTTTCCGCAGAAGCACTTCAGCTGCCGCTGTGGGGTGGGGTGGGGGAGGAGGACCGGTTGCGGGCCCGCCGCGCACTGGTCCGGGTACAGGGGCTGCTGGGCCAGGAGGCGGTGCAGCTGCCGATGCTGTCCGGCGGCCGGGGCCCGGCCGAGCGGATCACCCTGACCCCGCTGGGTGACGAACAGGTGCCCAGGGCCGACCCGGACCGGCCGTGGCCGGGCCGGCTCCCGGAGCCGGCTCCTACGGTTCTGCTCGATGATCCGGTGGAACTTCTTGATGCGCAGGGCAATCCGGTCAAGGTGACCGCCCGGGGAATGTTCACCGCCGAGCCGACACATCTCGACGGCCAGTACCGCGGCGAGCTCAGGTGGTGGGCCGGCCCGTGGCCGGTGGACGAACGATGGTGGGACCAGGCCGGACAATCCCATACCGGACACACGGCACGAGCCCAGGTGCTGGTGGGTGGGCAGGCCGGGGAGGAGTCGGGAACCGCGCTGCTGCTGTGTTATCGGCAGCGCCGGTGGTACCTGGAAGGGGTTTACGAATGA
- a CDS encoding SDR family oxidoreductase: MRYVVTGGTGFLGRRVAARLTALDDADDGPVEHVVNCAPGSTEEAVALARSTGARLHHVSSIAVAGDYRGEFTEDDFDVGQQLPGAQHRAAFAAEHLVRMSGVGFRIYRTGVVVGDSHSGESDRIVGPLHLFPLLARLSALPAITPILLPDIGRANVVPVDFVCDALVELMHADGYDGQTFHLTADDTVGLRQVYRAVAREAGLPPVRGSLPAAIGGPVLHARGRAKVLRDMAATQLGVPTGALDSADTPTTFTADLTREALASSGIHPPAFRSYGPALWRYWAAHLDPKRTRTGDPAGPLVGRHVIITGASSGIGRASALAVAQRGATVFALARNGAALDELVAEIRADGGQAYSFSCDVTDDESVDTTIAEILGRFGHVDYLVNNAGRSIRRSVSASTDRMHDYERVMAVNYFGAVRMVLALLPHWRVRRFGHVVNVSSAGVQARNPKYSSYLPSKAALDAFADVVATETLSDNITFTTIHMPLVKTPMIAPSGWRNPVPPISAEHAAAMVVRALVDKPVRIDTPLGTLADVGQYFTPKLARRALHQLYLGYPDSPAARGEAPAPPPARPARDRPRRRVVRLRTPRPVKRAVRLVPGVHW, from the coding sequence ATGCGCTATGTCGTTACCGGCGGTACCGGGTTTCTTGGCCGCCGGGTCGCGGCCCGACTGACGGCCCTCGACGACGCCGACGACGGGCCGGTCGAGCACGTCGTCAACTGCGCACCCGGGTCCACCGAAGAGGCCGTCGCGCTGGCTCGATCCACCGGCGCCCGGCTGCACCACGTGTCGTCGATCGCGGTCGCCGGTGATTACCGTGGCGAGTTCACCGAGGACGACTTCGACGTCGGCCAGCAGTTGCCCGGCGCCCAGCACCGCGCCGCGTTCGCCGCCGAACATCTGGTCCGCATGTCCGGGGTCGGGTTCCGGATCTACCGGACCGGCGTCGTCGTCGGCGACTCACACAGCGGAGAGTCCGACCGGATCGTCGGGCCGCTGCACTTGTTTCCGCTACTGGCCCGGCTGTCCGCGCTGCCGGCGATCACGCCGATCCTGCTGCCCGACATCGGCCGCGCCAACGTAGTGCCGGTGGACTTCGTCTGCGACGCCCTGGTCGAACTGATGCACGCTGACGGCTACGACGGTCAGACGTTCCACCTCACCGCCGACGATACGGTCGGATTACGGCAGGTCTACCGCGCGGTGGCGCGCGAGGCGGGCCTCCCGCCGGTGCGCGGGTCGTTGCCGGCAGCTATCGGCGGGCCTGTGCTACATGCACGCGGCCGGGCAAAAGTGTTGCGGGACATGGCCGCAACGCAGCTCGGCGTCCCAACGGGAGCGCTGGATTCCGCCGATACGCCGACGACGTTCACCGCTGATCTGACGCGGGAAGCATTGGCGTCCAGTGGTATTCATCCGCCCGCGTTCCGCTCGTACGGCCCGGCACTGTGGCGCTACTGGGCGGCCCACCTCGATCCGAAGCGGACCCGCACCGGCGACCCGGCCGGACCGCTGGTGGGCAGGCACGTGATCATCACCGGCGCATCCAGCGGCATCGGCCGCGCGTCGGCACTGGCGGTGGCGCAGCGCGGCGCCACGGTGTTCGCGCTGGCACGCAACGGGGCGGCGCTCGACGAACTGGTGGCCGAGATCCGCGCGGACGGCGGTCAGGCGTACAGCTTCAGCTGCGACGTCACCGACGACGAGTCGGTGGACACGACGATCGCCGAGATCCTGGGCCGCTTCGGCCACGTCGACTATCTGGTCAACAACGCCGGCCGGTCGATCCGCCGTTCGGTGAGTGCCTCGACCGACCGCATGCACGACTACGAGCGGGTGATGGCGGTCAACTACTTCGGCGCGGTGCGGATGGTGCTCGCACTGCTGCCGCACTGGCGCGTGCGGCGTTTCGGGCATGTGGTCAACGTGTCCAGCGCCGGGGTGCAGGCACGCAACCCGAAGTACAGCTCCTACCTGCCGAGCAAGGCCGCACTCGATGCGTTCGCCGATGTGGTGGCCACCGAAACCCTTTCGGACAACATCACATTCACGACGATCCACATGCCGCTGGTGAAGACACCGATGATCGCGCCGTCGGGATGGCGCAATCCGGTGCCGCCGATCAGCGCCGAGCACGCCGCCGCGATGGTGGTGCGCGCCCTGGTCGACAAGCCGGTCCGCATTGACACCCCGCTGGGCACACTGGCCGATGTCGGCCAGTACTTCACCCCCAAGCTGGCCCGGCGGGCCCTGCATCAGCTCTACCTCGGCTATCCGGACTCCCCTGCCGCCCGCGGTGAAGCTCCCGCCCCACCGCCGGCACGACCGGCCCGCGACCGGCCGCGCCGTCGGGTCGTGCGGTTGCGCACACCACGGCCGGTGAAACGGGCGGTGCGGCTGGTTCCGGGCGTGCACTGGTGA
- a CDS encoding histidine phosphatase family protein, whose amino-acid sequence MHRSRLRSLVAVLAALMAVALVASCGSSAPKARSITLTFIRHGESQANKDGIIDTSVPGPSLTATGEQQADSVANRLKSNGYDGIYASEMVRTQQTAAPMSKALGEPVNVLPGLNEISAGWFNGASMDSAAATYLVAPMDWMRGFTNFSIPGSVSGTEFNSKFSSAVQRIYESGDTKPVAFSSAASIMLWTLLNVRNGKDSLATDHPLPNTGRVVITGNPVDGWTLVDWDGITEF is encoded by the coding sequence ATGCATCGTTCGCGTCTTCGGTCTCTCGTCGCGGTCCTGGCCGCACTGATGGCGGTCGCTCTCGTCGCCTCCTGCGGTTCTTCGGCACCCAAGGCGCGGTCGATCACCCTGACCTTCATCCGGCACGGGGAGTCTCAGGCCAACAAGGACGGGATCATCGACACATCGGTGCCCGGGCCGTCGCTGACGGCGACCGGCGAGCAGCAGGCCGACTCGGTGGCCAATCGGCTGAAAAGCAATGGCTACGACGGGATCTACGCCTCGGAGATGGTACGTACGCAGCAGACGGCGGCCCCGATGTCGAAAGCACTGGGCGAGCCGGTGAACGTGCTGCCCGGCCTCAACGAGATCTCGGCGGGCTGGTTCAACGGCGCCAGCATGGACAGCGCCGCCGCGACGTACCTGGTGGCGCCGATGGACTGGATGCGCGGCTTCACCAACTTCAGCATTCCGGGATCGGTCAGCGGCACCGAGTTCAACAGCAAGTTCAGCTCCGCGGTGCAGCGGATCTACGAAAGCGGCGACACCAAACCCGTCGCGTTCTCCAGCGCCGCCTCGATCATGCTGTGGACACTGCTGAACGTGCGTAACGGCAAGGACAGCCTGGCCACCGACCACCCGCTGCCCAACACCGGCCGGGTCGTGATCACCGGCAACCCCGTCGACGGGTGGACGCTGGTCGACTGGGACGGCATCACTGAGTTCTAA
- a CDS encoding AraC family transcriptional regulator yields the protein MDLLQEHLVRARASGGVFARSTAVPPWGLRLPGTIQLAVHAVVQGSAWLWLDGIGNPIELRPGDLALVRGGPDHFIGDQPGATCVTHEEFQSLPDAEEADSQGGASVFLCGAYRFAGDIGQGLVDALPPMLPLPATVDDPIHAVVTLLSREMLHAQPGRQTVLDRLLDVLVVFGLRSGLTRSSNPPAWFHAASDPRLAPALHAIHGQPEKPWTVDELAAIAHMSRATFARAFQQVLGQSPMRYLTDWRMALARDLLLASDATLGQIAAQIGYSSVYAFTTAFHRHHGQPPRRWQLATISHP from the coding sequence GTGGATTTGTTGCAGGAGCATCTGGTGCGTGCTCGCGCTTCTGGCGGCGTCTTCGCGCGCTCTACGGCGGTACCTCCGTGGGGATTGCGGCTACCCGGCACGATCCAGCTGGCCGTCCACGCCGTCGTTCAGGGCAGCGCGTGGCTGTGGCTCGACGGCATCGGCAACCCAATTGAACTGCGCCCCGGCGATCTGGCATTGGTGCGCGGCGGCCCGGATCATTTCATCGGCGACCAGCCCGGGGCGACGTGCGTGACGCACGAAGAGTTCCAGTCGCTGCCCGATGCGGAGGAAGCCGACTCACAGGGCGGCGCCTCGGTGTTTCTGTGCGGCGCTTACCGTTTCGCCGGTGACATTGGACAAGGATTGGTCGACGCACTTCCTCCGATGCTCCCGCTGCCGGCGACCGTTGACGATCCGATTCACGCCGTCGTTACACTGCTGTCCCGAGAAATGTTGCACGCGCAGCCCGGCCGCCAAACAGTGCTCGACAGGCTGCTCGACGTGCTCGTCGTGTTCGGGCTTCGCTCTGGACTGACACGCAGCTCAAATCCGCCAGCGTGGTTCCATGCAGCTTCAGATCCGCGCTTGGCACCGGCCCTGCACGCTATCCACGGCCAGCCCGAAAAGCCGTGGACTGTAGACGAACTCGCCGCGATCGCGCACATGTCCAGGGCTACTTTCGCCCGCGCATTTCAGCAGGTGCTCGGACAATCACCCATGCGCTACCTCACCGACTGGCGCATGGCTCTAGCTCGCGACCTGCTTCTCGCCTCCGACGCAACCCTTGGACAGATCGCCGCCCAGATTGGCTACAGCTCGGTCTACGCGTTCACCACCGCGTTCCATCGCCACCACGGCCAGCCGCCCCGACGTTGGCAACTCGCGACCATCAGCCACCCATGA
- a CDS encoding acyl-CoA thioesterase, with the protein MANFSMPLRVRYVECDMQGRAFNGHYLTWVDMAHTEALRELVGGIQILVERGIDVVVAAAELQFRRPAGFDDDLVIEVALDPPGRTSLRSTYVIRRGEDVGGRGDHDPRLRRCDDVREAAVAGLVPQRGRRRVLTAACGPTTMSPCAMSLPAVPGFLAAGSRPD; encoded by the coding sequence GTGGCCAACTTCAGCATGCCGTTGCGCGTGCGCTACGTCGAATGCGATATGCAGGGCCGAGCGTTCAACGGCCACTACCTGACCTGGGTCGACATGGCCCACACAGAGGCGCTGCGCGAGCTGGTGGGCGGCATCCAGATTCTGGTGGAACGCGGGATCGACGTGGTGGTGGCCGCCGCTGAGCTGCAGTTCCGGCGGCCGGCCGGGTTCGACGACGACCTGGTCATCGAGGTCGCCCTCGACCCACCGGGCCGGACGTCGCTGCGCAGCACCTATGTGATCCGGCGCGGCGAGGACGTGGGTGGCCGAGGCGACCATGATCCACGTCTGCGTCGATGCGACGACGTTCGAGAAGCGGCAGTGGCCGGACTGGTTCCGCAACGAGGTCGCCGCCGCGTCTTGACCGCAGCCTGCGGGCCGACCACGATGTCCCCATGCGCTATGTCGTTACCGGCGGTACCGGGTTTCTTGGCCGCCGGGTCGCGGCCCGACTGA
- a CDS encoding fructose bisphosphate aldolase, translating into MNTEQADKIAHGNGFVAALDQSGGSTPKALKLYGIAEDAYSGDEQMFDLVHQMRTRIITSPSFGGDRIVAAILFEDTMDRDIEGRASADYLWNVKNVVPILKVDKGLAAEADGAQVMKPIGGLDDLLARAVGKGIFGTKMRSVIKLPGGGLDAVVEQQFEVADQILAAGLVPIIEPEVDIHSPGKAAAEDQLKTAILRHLGALADGRQVMLKLTLPDTDDLYRDLVDHPKVMRVLALSGGYTRAEACERLSRNHGVIASFSRALTEGLTAQQSDAEFDKTLDAAIAEIAAASGT; encoded by the coding sequence ATGAACACCGAGCAGGCCGACAAGATCGCCCACGGTAACGGCTTCGTCGCCGCACTGGACCAGAGCGGCGGCAGCACCCCGAAGGCACTGAAGCTCTACGGCATCGCCGAAGACGCCTACTCCGGGGACGAGCAGATGTTCGATCTGGTCCACCAGATGCGCACCCGGATCATCACCAGCCCAAGCTTCGGCGGTGACCGCATCGTGGCCGCGATCCTGTTCGAAGACACCATGGACCGCGACATCGAGGGCCGCGCCAGCGCCGACTACCTGTGGAACGTCAAGAACGTCGTGCCGATCCTGAAGGTCGACAAGGGCCTGGCCGCCGAGGCGGACGGCGCGCAGGTGATGAAGCCGATCGGCGGCCTCGACGACCTGCTGGCGCGCGCGGTGGGCAAGGGCATCTTCGGCACCAAGATGCGGTCGGTCATCAAGCTTCCCGGCGGTGGGCTCGACGCGGTGGTCGAGCAGCAGTTCGAGGTGGCCGACCAGATCCTGGCCGCCGGCCTGGTGCCCATCATCGAACCCGAGGTCGACATCCACTCCCCCGGCAAGGCTGCCGCCGAGGACCAGCTCAAGACCGCGATCCTGCGCCACCTCGGCGCGCTCGCCGACGGTCGACAGGTGATGCTGAAACTGACCTTGCCCGACACCGACGACCTCTACCGCGACCTGGTCGATCACCCGAAGGTGATGCGGGTGCTCGCACTGTCGGGCGGCTACACCCGTGCTGAAGCCTGCGAGCGGTTGTCCCGCAACCACGGTGTGATCGCCAGTTTCTCCCGCGCCCTCACCGAGGGGCTGACCGCCCAGCAGAGCGACGCCGAGTTCGACAAGACCCTGGATGCGGCGATCGCCGAAATCGCCGCTGCCTCAGGGACTTAA